The genomic region GAGAGCTTATAAAACACTGTAGAGTGCTTGGCAAATTTTCCGAAAAAGTAACTTGTAAGATCCTAAAATAAGAAGTTTCAATATGTCTGACTTATTTCCAAAATCTTAACTAAGTCCATCattttttagcaaattaattacagaatTATCATTTCTAGTATTTGATGATCTTATTTTGTCCAAACATTTCAATAACTATTTTCAGAGGAAAAAAAGATCATATTGTAAGCTCCTGTGGATTtgtaaaatcttttaaatgaATCTATCCGAACAGCCTCTAACAAGAATTGCAGAGAACAACTTTAGCGCCTTCTTGATGTCGCTTTTTTCTCAAATGTCAAAAAATGCACGAGGAAAGTTATCGAAAACACACCCGTAGTAGGGCCTCGAGCTTGGTCTTGACTAGCAAGTACTCTTGCTTCACTTGTTGCAAGCATCTCAGGCACCTGATAAAACTCAGAAATATAACTACATTTTCTACAGTATGGTTTTTTTACTCTGCTTTATCCAATCCCATATAATGGAAGATGAAAATGAGAGGACAAGATTACAAATTTCCTTACCCTTCAGCATTTTGCTCGTCACACAAGTTGCGGAAAGCGATACAGACATTCTTGACTCTCTGAGCACCAATGctgtcataaaaaaattcaccatGTTTTATCACTCGGAACAAAAATAAGGATATTGAACATCTAATAATAGCCCTGTTGGGATCTCCGTTAGTAAACACCGGTAGCGATCGGACGGAATCCCAGCTATCTTAATCGAAGcctgaaattgcataaattctGGGAAAACCATATCTCTCCAACTTACTCTAAACCTCAAAGAATGATCACATTGATATACGAtgctcttcttttcttttcaccGTCAAACCAACTCATTGAAACACATATCTTGAATCACTCCTAGTTCCCCTAAACTTagtttttcattgaaaattcaTCATTAGGGAAGTGTTATCCGTCCGAGTAGCATTATAGCTTTTGTTTCCTTGTATTTTAACAGAGTAAGCTCAATGGTTTCTCCTATATAGGAAAGTGATGGTCCAATTACTTCCAAACAAAGAATATGTTAGTTTTCTTTTGTCTACTATGCATGGGCACCGAGTTTGGTCGAACCTGAACCAATTATGTATCAAGTACAATAGACTTGGCGTGTGCATACCACAAGTGTACTTGTTGTGTGATTAGTTTGGTGAGCCAAGCCCGGTTTGGGTGAGAATCTTCCGCATCacaggggaaaaaaaaggacCTGCCTGTATTTATCTATTGAGTTTGATATGAAATCAGAAGAAAAAAGGCCAGTTCTATACCTTGAGCTACTGCCTTTGAACTGGTGAACATGAGCATCTAGCTTCTTGAAGTCTACATTCTGCTGATCTCTGCATCAATAATACTCACTATCATCCTAAAGAAGAGAAATAAATAGCTCTAACTTCATCTTTATGTATTAAGGTTTCTCGCAACAACTGCAATTTGTTTGCTCTTACggtcacacacacacacacaagcacatatatatatacatatatacatatatatatatatatagagagagagagagaggaataCTTACAATGCTATGGTGAGATCATTGAGAAGCCTTTCAGAATCCTCAAAGAAGAGGGACACAACTTCAAGCACAAAATCAGGGTTGCTCTCATCTTGAAGTAGCTGCAGCTGACTGAACTGACCATCCAAGAACCCCTTCAAATTCCAACCCAACCACCAAAAAACCCATCAAAATCAAACCccaaaaaagaattcaagaattcaccacaaaaacacaccaattataactaaaaataaataaataaatcatttaaaattcatctaaTCTTACCTCATGAAACAAAAGACGACTGTATTCAAGAAAACTCCTCTGCAGCTGATCCACCTCCATAGCTTTCCTCCTAATGGGctcttccctttttctttgGGTGTtggacaaaaacaaaagaagggggaagagagagagatatgaTTGGAAGTGGGAGATCTTGAGGAATAAATGGTACAATCAAGGGTTATAAATGGTTGATTGAAAAGGGCATTTGGTGAATTTAATGCGTTGTAGACAGAGTGCAGCAGAGCAGAGGAAGATCCAAACTTTTGAAGTGATTTGGAGTCTTCTCCTTTTTGGGGGTTTTGGATTTGTATGATGTGTTAAATCACAGAAATTCTGAAACTTACACCCACTACCATGCCTTGATTTGATAGAAATACCCTCATTTTTCAGCTTGTTAAAGtaatatttgcaaaaatttctacttttaaaCAAGTAATTTGTgtaggtaaaattaaaaattagattataattaaaagtggattgtatttgtaaaattaataaaaaaatagataaaagttaaattggataatatttggagaaaaatcacttcaaaaataaacgtaattgattaaaaaagcCGGCTTTGTCCTATgtgttaaaaagatattattttttacttattatttcaattattgtttatCAATAAGaactatttttctataaaaaaataataattttattttgattagtatatttcatatttatttttttaaaaatatttaaaaacatatttgaTTTAGTAATACTCCTATTAATTATTGACTCATATACAATAACAAAATTCACATGAttgtaaaagaatatatatcttttattaattaatcaaataataatatgtgaacGGAATAtgtgaataaaataatgtag from Sesamum indicum cultivar Zhongzhi No. 13 linkage group LG3, S_indicum_v1.0, whole genome shotgun sequence harbors:
- the LOC105156934 gene encoding histidine-containing phosphotransfer protein 1 → MEVDQLQRSFLEYSRLLFHEGFLDGQFSQLQLLQDESNPDFVLEVVSLFFEDSERLLNDLTIALDQQNVDFKKLDAHVHQFKGSSSSIGAQRVKNVCIAFRNLCDEQNAEGCLRCLQQVKQEYLLVKTKLEALLRLEQQIVAAGGAIPMLNEFC